A single Phytohabitans houttuyneae DNA region contains:
- a CDS encoding DeoR/GlpR family DNA-binding transcription regulator — protein MARSTLRRADRVSGILERLAQDGSVDAGRLAGEFRVSAATIRRDLQMLEDQKLLSRTHGGAVTADVAYELPVLYRGGQHRDQKRAIARCAVSRLPHGPLTIGFTGGTTTYEVARLVAERFDLTVVTNALNIAVDLALRPRLKLIMTGGVSRTQSYELVGPLADRALAGLNIGVAVIGVDGISARGGLTTHDEIEAHTNAAMIARADRVMVVADGSKIGQIYLARMCSVTEVSELITDSSADPAALDAIRRGGTEIVIADA, from the coding sequence ATGGCCCGAAGCACCCTCCGCCGCGCCGACCGGGTCAGCGGCATCCTGGAGCGCCTCGCGCAGGACGGCTCGGTCGACGCCGGGCGGCTCGCCGGCGAGTTCCGGGTCTCGGCCGCGACGATCCGCCGCGACCTGCAGATGCTCGAGGACCAGAAGCTGCTGTCCCGCACCCACGGCGGCGCGGTGACCGCCGACGTGGCGTACGAGCTGCCCGTGCTCTACCGGGGCGGCCAGCACCGCGACCAGAAGCGGGCGATCGCGCGGTGCGCCGTCTCCCGGCTGCCGCACGGGCCGCTGACCATCGGCTTCACCGGGGGCACGACGACGTACGAGGTGGCCCGGCTGGTCGCCGAGCGGTTCGACCTGACGGTGGTGACCAACGCGCTGAACATCGCCGTCGACCTCGCCCTCCGCCCCCGGCTGAAGCTGATCATGACGGGCGGGGTGAGCCGCACCCAGTCGTACGAGCTGGTGGGTCCCCTCGCCGACCGCGCGCTCGCCGGGCTCAACATCGGGGTGGCGGTCATCGGGGTCGACGGCATCTCCGCCCGCGGCGGCCTCACCACCCACGACGAGATCGAGGCGCACACCAACGCGGCGATGATCGCGCGGGCCGACCGGGTGATGGTCGTGGCCGACGGATCGAAGATCGGGCAGATCTACCTCGCCCGCATGTGCTCGGTCACCGAGGTCTCCGAGCTGATCACCGACTCCTCGGCCGACCCGGCCGCGCTGGACGCCATCCGGCGCGGCGGCACGGAGATCGTCATCGCCGACGCCTGA
- a CDS encoding HNH endonuclease family protein has protein sequence MARVFKAGAATLGAIAALLALTATPVRATPPNIPSASTAASRLATLTVAAESHQSSYNRDLFPHWITITGSCNTREQVLKRDGTGVAVDSSCYPTSGSWRSPFDGATWTNPADVDIDHMVPLSEAWASGAWAWTTSRRQTYANDLGGPELWAVTDNVNQAKGDQDPATWQPPLASFRCTYARAWIQVKYYYNLSVDSAEKSALNGMLGTC, from the coding sequence ATGGCTCGCGTGTTCAAGGCTGGCGCCGCCACCCTCGGCGCCATCGCCGCGCTGCTCGCGCTGACCGCCACACCGGTCCGCGCGACCCCGCCGAACATCCCGTCCGCCAGCACCGCGGCGAGCCGCCTCGCCACGCTCACCGTCGCGGCCGAGTCGCACCAGTCCAGCTACAACCGCGACCTCTTCCCGCACTGGATCACGATCACCGGCTCGTGCAACACCCGCGAGCAGGTGCTCAAGCGGGACGGCACCGGCGTCGCCGTCGACAGCAGCTGCTACCCCACGTCGGGCTCGTGGCGCAGCCCGTTCGACGGCGCCACCTGGACCAACCCCGCGGACGTCGACATCGACCACATGGTGCCCCTCTCCGAGGCGTGGGCGTCGGGCGCCTGGGCGTGGACCACGTCGCGGCGGCAGACGTACGCCAACGACCTCGGCGGACCCGAGCTGTGGGCGGTGACCGACAACGTCAACCAGGCCAAGGGTGACCAGGACCCCGCCACCTGGCAGCCGCCGCTGGCCTCGTTCCGCTGCACGTACGCGCGGGCCTGGATCCAGGTCAAGTACTACTACAACCTCAGCGTCGACAGCGCGGAGAAGAGCGCGCTGAACGGCATGCTCGGCACCTGCTGA
- a CDS encoding endo-1,4-beta-xylanase yields the protein MSDTLEHRVGEVTLTVAGPDGRPLAERDVTVAQQRHAFAFGNIGFDFVDLVGGADVAALDRLGALWLRLFNTATLPFYWGGYEPRRGSPDAERLARTARWFAERGVTVKGHPLVWHTVQPEWLLGLDLDEVERLQRARIRDVVGGFAGLIDLWDAINEAVIMPVFDNGDNAITPLARARGGSTWCAWRSRRRAPPTRRRRWCSTTSTSAPPTSA from the coding sequence GTGTCGGACACCCTGGAGCACCGCGTCGGCGAGGTCACGCTCACCGTGGCCGGACCCGACGGCCGCCCGCTGGCCGAGCGGGACGTGACGGTGGCGCAGCAGCGGCACGCGTTCGCGTTCGGCAACATCGGGTTCGACTTCGTCGACCTGGTCGGCGGCGCGGACGTCGCCGCCCTGGACCGGTTGGGCGCCCTGTGGCTCCGGCTCTTCAACACCGCGACGCTGCCGTTCTACTGGGGCGGCTACGAGCCGCGGCGCGGCTCCCCGGACGCCGAGCGGCTCGCGCGGACGGCGCGGTGGTTCGCCGAGCGCGGCGTCACCGTCAAGGGCCACCCGCTCGTCTGGCACACGGTGCAGCCGGAGTGGCTGCTCGGCCTCGACCTCGACGAGGTGGAACGGCTGCAGCGCGCCCGTATCCGCGACGTGGTCGGCGGGTTCGCCGGTCTCATCGACCTGTGGGACGCCATCAACGAGGCGGTCATCATGCCCGTCTTCGACAACGGGGACAACGCGATCACCCCGCTCGCCCGCGCCCGGGGAGGATCCACATGGTGCGCATGGCGTTCGAGGAGGCGCGCGCCGCCAACCCGTCGGCGACGCTGGTGCTCAACGACTTCGACCTCAGCTCCGCCTACGAGTGCCTGA
- a CDS encoding endo-1,4-beta-xylanase: MAHDAEGEARQADDITRHYRSLVAHPAVQSINYWGITDEGAWLGAPAGLVRKDGSPKPAYEALDALINGEWWLKPTPMRTTADGTLTVSGFHGEYSLTADGHTLPFTITPTPRTIPVTLAV; the protein is encoded by the coding sequence GTGGCCCACGACGCCGAGGGCGAGGCCCGGCAGGCGGACGACATCACGCGCCACTACCGCTCGCTGGTCGCCCATCCCGCCGTCCAGTCCATCAACTACTGGGGCATCACCGACGAGGGCGCCTGGCTCGGCGCGCCGGCGGGCCTGGTACGCAAGGACGGCAGCCCGAAGCCCGCGTACGAGGCGCTTGACGCGCTCATCAACGGCGAGTGGTGGCTCAAGCCCACGCCGATGCGCACGACAGCGGACGGCACGCTGACGGTCAGCGGCTTCCACGGCGAGTACTCCCTCACCGCGGACGGCCACACCCTGCCGTTCACCATCACCCCGACCCCGCGGACGATCCCCGTAACCCTCGCCGTCTGA
- a CDS encoding PucR family transcriptional regulator produces MNLELQGIVDTMAARVGRPALIEDRRHRVVVYSEHTGTMDDVRRSSILRRHTTPEVISWFRGFGIMKARAPVRIPACPELDLLPRLCVPIVHGDRLLGYVWFIEADSGMSEADIDVVTRATSDLSLALYRENLLGELAAQREAEAARSLLSDNQGTREEMVRSLQADGLVTADGPATAIVAQLVPARGQVLDEDAGIALEQVLVATRRWIGVRDALHLLRHEQGVLLVRGGQVGGRPSAEAAAGYLRGALRNVIDDLPEVSRVVVGIGAQRPRLADAIHSYDEAVQSARVGVQLPALGPLISWSNLGIYRMLSQMDGRHLDVATIHPGLHRLLGDDANHVLLGTLEVYLDLAGNAHATAERLRLHRTTLYYRLHRVEQLAETDLKDGNERLCLHLALKLARLNGAYDPNP; encoded by the coding sequence ATGAACCTGGAGCTGCAAGGCATCGTCGACACGATGGCGGCGCGGGTCGGCCGGCCGGCGCTGATCGAGGATCGGCGGCACCGGGTCGTCGTGTACAGCGAGCACACCGGCACCATGGACGACGTCCGCCGCAGCTCGATCCTCCGCCGCCACACCACGCCCGAGGTCATCTCGTGGTTCCGCGGCTTCGGCATCATGAAGGCCCGCGCGCCCGTGCGCATCCCCGCCTGCCCCGAGCTGGACCTGCTGCCCCGCCTCTGCGTGCCGATCGTGCACGGCGACCGGCTGCTGGGGTACGTGTGGTTCATCGAGGCCGACAGCGGCATGAGCGAAGCCGACATCGACGTGGTCACGCGCGCGACCAGCGACCTGTCGCTCGCGCTCTACCGGGAAAACCTGCTCGGCGAGCTGGCCGCGCAGCGCGAGGCGGAAGCGGCCCGCAGCCTGCTCTCCGACAACCAGGGCACGCGCGAGGAGATGGTGCGCTCGCTGCAGGCCGACGGCCTGGTCACCGCCGACGGCCCGGCCACCGCCATCGTCGCCCAGCTCGTCCCGGCCCGCGGGCAGGTGCTCGACGAGGACGCCGGGATCGCCCTGGAGCAGGTCCTCGTCGCCACCCGCCGCTGGATCGGCGTGCGCGACGCGCTCCACCTGCTCCGCCACGAGCAGGGCGTCCTGCTCGTCCGCGGCGGCCAGGTCGGCGGCCGCCCGTCCGCCGAGGCGGCCGCCGGCTACCTGCGCGGCGCGCTGCGCAACGTGATCGACGACCTGCCCGAGGTGTCCCGCGTGGTGGTGGGCATCGGCGCGCAGCGGCCGAGGCTGGCCGACGCGATCCACTCGTACGACGAGGCCGTCCAGTCGGCCCGCGTCGGCGTGCAGCTGCCCGCGCTGGGACCGCTGATCTCCTGGTCGAACCTCGGCATCTACCGGATGCTGTCCCAGATGGACGGTCGCCACCTGGACGTGGCCACCATCCACCCCGGCCTGCACCGCCTGCTCGGCGACGACGCCAACCACGTCCTGCTGGGGACGCTGGAGGTCTACCTCGACCTGGCCGGCAACGCACACGCCACCGCCGAACGGCTGCGCCTGCACCGCACCACGCTCTACTACCGCCTGCACCGCGTGGAGCAGCTCGCCGAGACCGACCTCAAAGACGGCAACGAACGCCTCTGCCTGCACCTCGCCCTCAAGCTCGCCCGCCTCAACGGCGCCTACGACCCGAACCCGTAG
- a CDS encoding SCO4226 family nickel-binding protein: protein MDVHSGFVGVTADQLKEAHEADQAIEAEEGVHFERAWLDPESGKVFCLSTAPSREAVMRIHERAGHPTTEVYEVPIQVA from the coding sequence ATGGATGTACACAGTGGCTTCGTCGGCGTCACCGCCGACCAGCTGAAAGAGGCGCACGAGGCCGACCAGGCGATCGAGGCGGAGGAGGGCGTCCACTTCGAGCGCGCCTGGCTGGACCCGGAGTCCGGCAAGGTCTTCTGCCTCTCGACCGCGCCCAGCCGCGAGGCCGTCATGCGGATCCACGAGCGGGCCGGGCACCCGACGACCGAGGTCTACGAGGTGCCGATCCAGGTCGCGTAG
- a CDS encoding peptidase inhibitor family I36 protein — protein sequence MLRRLVAAMTAALIGIVGGSVLLARPAEAYPISFCNDPIGDLCYYYSPNFLGAYAGIWQAVPDLLNPRGTYPDNSLGSPYQPGTGQQIGNNAASAQNHDRITCVATIFYRANYNAGYPSAPKISLQPGQAVANLGSLRNNNRSHTWNC from the coding sequence ATGCTACGAAGGCTGGTTGCCGCGATGACGGCTGCATTAATTGGAATCGTCGGAGGCTCGGTCCTATTAGCTCGGCCTGCCGAAGCGTATCCGATTAGCTTCTGCAATGACCCCATAGGAGATCTTTGCTACTACTATAGTCCGAACTTCTTGGGAGCCTATGCTGGGATTTGGCAGGCCGTGCCGGATCTTCTCAATCCGAGGGGAACATACCCTGACAACTCCCTTGGTAGCCCTTATCAGCCTGGAACTGGCCAACAGATCGGCAACAACGCCGCTTCGGCGCAGAATCACGACCGGATTACCTGCGTAGCCACGATCTTTTACCGAGCAAACTACAACGCCGGCTATCCAAGCGCCCCGAAAATCAGTCTCCAACCAGGCCAGGCCGTAGCGAATCTTGGCTCGTTGCGAAACAACAATCGATCCCACACCTGGAATTGTTGA
- a CDS encoding M64 family metallopeptidase, with translation MRTRATLMLAALAAGLVVAGPAPARAADPAPLPEPTVRPVQVTGPAADRLNLVILGDGYQADQQAIFRADVDRNLAVMWATEPFRTYRDYINVYAVEIASIDYGVRCDPDGRVRHPDGTIRDTGEREGPIDGKRTALRMIFQNGCADPLARGTVYGGAPVGCENDAAYYPPGVNPCETGAQAHNRILDSYVVPALGIPRTSQNVQTLAIFNTFTYGGIGGTNATTSGGSPQGPLISLHELGHSLGTMADEYPYSSRDVVRPCYTGGEPGSFHHTIYSSTGQMVADQHKWWRWVGEESLSGGTIGLHEGGGTYPCGQRRPSEHSIMRWIGFDWDQVGREHMVARITGRRNAGQMALRHAPPGTVPADGVLWVETGHPRYHALRVTWLAGERVLGTGGSLDLAPLALPAGTTVRVEVRDPVGPDGIDWVRNPSTGGGATDSGYNGPRFVQTREWTVAAAGVTPSPPAAEITSSTMTTQPVAGDEVVFVETNHPADRILDVAWSLDGQPVPDQGDGRSLDLGALDLSPGTHRLVATATDPAGATDAVEWSVDNGMPTAPRRLSTPLATLPGALEHPVYFDGWDMWLDPRDDQTGRHVVGQFRLDGDGWFNYFGFPERPMPDSPFQFRHSGTSVKALTYGNLGTGGLSRATFEQTLPDDHPSGGFVPGFGTHLVEHRAIDPAGNIGPASGYRATVLPGASPACTTTLTGRQSRVTVTQGVTCLTGARVAGQVTVRAGASLVVRDSTISGTLAANGAQAVQLFGSTVNGAAQITGTTRDVTVAGNTFNGAVVLAGNTQVSANERYSRLVGPYGPVLVGNRVNGALSCAGNSTRPSDFGAPNTVRGADLCRG, from the coding sequence ATGAGAACCCGAGCGACGCTGATGCTGGCGGCCCTGGCGGCCGGCCTGGTGGTGGCCGGTCCCGCGCCGGCGCGCGCGGCCGACCCCGCGCCGCTGCCCGAGCCCACGGTTCGCCCGGTCCAGGTCACCGGCCCGGCCGCCGACCGGCTCAACCTGGTCATCCTCGGCGACGGCTACCAGGCCGACCAGCAGGCCATCTTCCGGGCCGACGTCGACCGCAACCTGGCCGTCATGTGGGCCACCGAGCCGTTCCGCACGTACCGCGACTACATCAACGTGTACGCGGTCGAGATCGCCTCGATCGACTACGGCGTCCGCTGCGACCCCGACGGCCGCGTGCGCCACCCGGACGGCACGATCCGGGACACCGGCGAGCGCGAGGGACCGATCGACGGCAAGCGCACCGCGCTGCGCATGATCTTCCAGAACGGCTGCGCCGACCCCCTCGCCCGCGGCACCGTCTACGGTGGAGCGCCGGTGGGCTGCGAGAACGACGCCGCCTACTACCCGCCGGGCGTCAACCCGTGCGAGACCGGCGCGCAGGCGCACAACCGCATCCTCGACTCGTACGTGGTGCCGGCGCTCGGCATCCCCCGCACCTCGCAGAACGTGCAGACGCTCGCCATCTTCAACACGTTCACGTACGGCGGGATCGGCGGCACCAACGCCACCACCTCGGGCGGCTCCCCGCAGGGCCCGCTGATCTCGCTGCACGAGCTCGGCCACTCGCTGGGCACGATGGCCGACGAGTACCCGTACTCCTCCCGCGACGTCGTGCGCCCCTGCTACACCGGCGGCGAGCCGGGCAGCTTTCACCACACGATCTACTCGAGCACCGGCCAGATGGTCGCCGACCAGCACAAGTGGTGGCGGTGGGTCGGCGAGGAGAGCCTGTCCGGCGGCACGATCGGGCTGCACGAGGGCGGCGGCACCTACCCCTGCGGGCAGCGGCGGCCCAGCGAGCACTCCATCATGCGGTGGATCGGCTTCGACTGGGACCAGGTCGGCCGCGAGCACATGGTCGCCCGCATCACCGGGCGGCGCAACGCGGGGCAGATGGCGCTGCGGCACGCCCCGCCGGGGACGGTGCCGGCCGACGGCGTGCTGTGGGTCGAGACCGGGCATCCGCGGTACCACGCGCTGCGGGTGACCTGGCTCGCCGGCGAGCGGGTGCTCGGCACCGGCGGCAGCCTCGACCTCGCGCCGCTGGCACTGCCCGCCGGCACCACCGTGCGGGTCGAGGTGCGCGACCCGGTCGGGCCGGACGGGATCGACTGGGTGCGCAACCCGTCGACCGGCGGCGGCGCCACCGACTCGGGGTACAACGGGCCGCGCTTCGTGCAGACTCGCGAGTGGACGGTCGCCGCGGCGGGCGTGACGCCGTCACCGCCGGCCGCCGAGATCACCAGCTCCACGATGACCACGCAGCCGGTCGCCGGCGACGAGGTCGTCTTCGTCGAGACCAACCACCCGGCCGACCGCATCCTCGATGTGGCCTGGTCGCTCGACGGCCAGCCGGTGCCCGACCAGGGCGACGGGCGCAGCCTCGACCTCGGCGCGCTCGACCTGTCCCCCGGCACCCACCGCCTGGTGGCGACGGCCACCGACCCGGCCGGCGCCACCGACGCGGTCGAGTGGAGCGTCGACAACGGCATGCCGACCGCGCCGCGGCGCCTCTCCACGCCGCTGGCCACGCTGCCCGGCGCGCTGGAGCACCCGGTGTACTTCGACGGCTGGGACATGTGGCTCGACCCGCGCGACGACCAGACCGGGCGGCACGTGGTGGGCCAGTTCCGGCTCGACGGGGACGGCTGGTTCAACTACTTCGGCTTCCCGGAGCGGCCGATGCCGGACTCACCGTTCCAGTTCCGCCACTCGGGCACCAGCGTCAAGGCGCTGACGTACGGCAACCTCGGCACCGGCGGCCTGTCCCGCGCCACGTTCGAGCAGACGCTGCCGGACGACCACCCGAGCGGCGGCTTCGTGCCCGGCTTCGGCACCCACCTGGTCGAGCACCGCGCCATCGACCCGGCCGGCAACATCGGCCCGGCCAGCGGCTACCGCGCCACGGTGCTGCCCGGCGCCTCGCCCGCGTGCACGACCACGCTCACCGGCCGCCAGAGCCGGGTGACCGTGACGCAGGGCGTGACCTGCCTGACCGGCGCGCGGGTGGCGGGCCAGGTGACCGTGCGCGCGGGCGCCTCGCTCGTGGTCCGCGACAGCACGATCAGCGGCACGCTCGCGGCGAACGGCGCCCAGGCCGTGCAGCTCTTCGGCTCCACGGTCAACGGCGCGGCCCAGATCACCGGGACCACGCGGGACGTGACGGTCGCCGGCAACACGTTCAACGGCGCGGTGGTCCTGGCCGGCAACACCCAGGTCAGCGCCAACGAGCGGTACAGCCGGCTGGTCGGCCCCTACGGCCCGGTCCTGGTCGGCAACCGGGTCAACGGCGCCCTGAGCTGCGCGGGCAACAGCACCCGCCCGAGCGACTTCGGCGCACCCAACACCGTCCGCGGCGCCGACTTGTGCCGCGGCTGA
- a CDS encoding TlpA family protein disulfide reductase — MRLVAALLAAALCLAACDSGGGREATAGGAGTLPGPVPAGLALRPVPPGTPSAPVFTGTLTDGTALAAADLWARRPVVLLFFSSWCTTCAQRQGALSELARGYRDRVVFVGVVTGDEPDELDAYLRAHKSEFPVVVDGDGTISRSYAVREPGAVALVAKGGALLRGWPGGLDASTLDIRIRELLLG; from the coding sequence GTGAGGCTGGTGGCCGCGCTCCTCGCCGCGGCGCTCTGCCTGGCCGCCTGCGACAGCGGCGGTGGGAGGGAGGCCACGGCCGGCGGGGCGGGCACGCTGCCCGGGCCGGTCCCGGCCGGACTCGCCCTGCGCCCGGTCCCGCCGGGTACCCCGAGCGCCCCGGTCTTCACCGGAACGCTCACCGACGGCACCGCCCTCGCCGCCGCCGACCTGTGGGCGCGGCGCCCGGTCGTGCTGCTGTTCTTCAGCTCGTGGTGCACCACCTGCGCGCAGCGGCAGGGCGCGCTGAGCGAGCTGGCCCGCGGCTACCGGGACCGCGTCGTCTTCGTCGGCGTGGTCACCGGGGACGAGCCGGACGAGCTCGACGCGTACCTGCGCGCGCACAAGTCCGAGTTTCCGGTCGTGGTCGACGGGGATGGCACGATCTCCCGGTCGTACGCGGTCCGCGAGCCCGGCGCCGTCGCGCTCGTCGCCAAGGGCGGTGCGCTGCTGCGCGGCTGGCCCGGCGGCCTCGACGCTTCCACATTGGACATACGGATTCGCGAGCTGCTCCTGGGATGA
- a CDS encoding M6 family metalloprotease domain-containing protein: MSLYFIRRSARRTALAATLATTLVAAVAAGPAIAAPGNPAGGTGPFEVLDPQAWQNPDTMTWNDWKAVPNKNWADPGVAGSVRNFKIALVTLDYPDQPFVVTQRARSTVFGNPQATAQNIPRDQVSTFYRDFLNTPNTLNKGHTLHEYWMQDSNGRYGVDLTGFGPYEMPAKSYQYGIDNGFNPGACPAGEQCARNIRTDGLGAWRAAVGDEVADSFELVFILSSGQDESSTWQEFGQMMFQTKEDVPEAWGPPDPALPNYARTRYVEWTSWKAAATIWPNAGGGSSTQAESSGMGVYAHELSHLLSIGDNYNNPYGVPLRRAYTGIWSMMSRGSFNGPGGPHTRWQIPPVNGGSMGSLHTVRDKVKIGLLGEEHLLRLSREALASSGMVVAQVTARAVDAGPKGLTGINIAMNRDNSPACVVAENPLCDGGGYNNYTVEVVDRMGADSFTPDNGVLISKTKNADSAPFVWVIDANPQDIDMIDFYQPNGTPQKITMGDYRQLSDALFHAGTRSGSEYEYVDEANRLHFYVLDLKRDANGVLSYTVAVRSLDGTGGPSTHGVDLGDGFVTTSGKPTGRGVTCTFDLTNTGTWSAGGQQHPENVAQYLKSDVYRLSADIGQIGWRVEVPNALAAVGFGKMTKVKVSVGATADAAARGFVKLTATSVSDPTKTVTRSCHVEKA; this comes from the coding sequence ATGAGCCTGTACTTCATTCGGCGTTCGGCCCGGCGCACCGCGCTGGCCGCCACCCTCGCGACCACCCTCGTCGCCGCCGTGGCCGCCGGTCCGGCGATCGCCGCGCCGGGCAACCCCGCGGGCGGGACCGGCCCGTTCGAGGTGCTCGACCCGCAGGCGTGGCAAAACCCGGACACCATGACGTGGAACGACTGGAAGGCCGTCCCGAACAAGAACTGGGCCGACCCCGGCGTGGCCGGCTCGGTGCGCAACTTCAAGATCGCCCTGGTCACCCTCGACTACCCCGACCAGCCCTTCGTCGTCACCCAGCGGGCCCGCTCGACGGTCTTCGGCAACCCGCAGGCGACCGCGCAGAACATCCCCCGCGACCAGGTCTCCACCTTCTACCGGGACTTCCTCAACACGCCGAACACGCTGAACAAGGGGCACACGCTCCACGAGTACTGGATGCAGGACTCCAACGGGCGGTACGGCGTCGACCTGACCGGCTTCGGGCCCTACGAGATGCCGGCCAAGTCCTACCAGTACGGCATCGACAACGGCTTCAACCCGGGCGCGTGCCCGGCCGGCGAGCAGTGCGCGCGCAACATCCGCACCGACGGGCTGGGCGCCTGGCGCGCGGCGGTCGGTGACGAGGTCGCCGACTCGTTCGAGCTCGTCTTCATCCTCTCCTCCGGGCAGGACGAGTCGTCGACCTGGCAGGAGTTCGGCCAGATGATGTTCCAGACGAAGGAGGACGTGCCGGAGGCGTGGGGCCCGCCGGACCCGGCGCTGCCCAACTACGCGCGCACCCGCTACGTCGAGTGGACCTCGTGGAAGGCGGCCGCCACCATCTGGCCCAACGCCGGCGGCGGCTCCTCGACCCAGGCGGAGAGCTCCGGCATGGGCGTGTACGCGCACGAGCTGAGCCACCTGCTGAGCATCGGCGACAACTACAACAACCCGTACGGCGTGCCGCTGCGCCGCGCGTACACGGGCATCTGGAGCATGATGTCGCGCGGGTCGTTCAACGGGCCCGGCGGCCCGCACACCCGATGGCAGATACCACCGGTCAACGGCGGCTCGATGGGCTCGCTGCACACCGTGCGCGACAAGGTGAAGATCGGGCTGCTCGGCGAGGAGCACCTGCTGCGCCTCTCGCGCGAGGCGCTCGCCTCCTCCGGCATGGTCGTCGCGCAGGTCACCGCGCGGGCCGTCGACGCCGGGCCGAAGGGGCTGACCGGCATCAACATCGCGATGAACCGCGACAACTCGCCGGCCTGCGTGGTCGCCGAGAACCCGCTCTGCGACGGCGGCGGCTACAACAACTACACCGTCGAGGTCGTCGACCGGATGGGCGCGGACTCGTTCACGCCGGACAACGGCGTGCTGATCAGCAAGACGAAGAACGCGGACAGCGCGCCGTTCGTGTGGGTGATCGACGCCAACCCGCAGGACATCGACATGATCGACTTCTACCAGCCCAACGGCACGCCGCAGAAGATCACCATGGGCGACTACCGGCAGCTGTCGGACGCGCTCTTCCACGCCGGCACCCGCTCGGGCAGCGAGTACGAGTACGTCGACGAGGCCAACCGCCTGCACTTCTACGTCCTGGACCTCAAGCGGGACGCGAACGGCGTCCTGTCGTACACGGTCGCGGTCCGCTCGCTCGACGGCACCGGCGGCCCGAGCACGCACGGGGTGGACCTCGGCGACGGCTTCGTCACCACGAGCGGCAAGCCGACCGGGCGGGGCGTGACCTGCACGTTCGACCTGACCAACACGGGCACGTGGTCGGCCGGCGGCCAGCAGCACCCGGAAAACGTCGCGCAGTACCTCAAGTCGGACGTCTACCGCCTCTCCGCGGACATCGGGCAGATCGGCTGGCGGGTCGAGGTGCCCAACGCGCTCGCGGCGGTCGGCTTCGGCAAGATGACCAAGGTCAAGGTCTCGGTCGGGGCGACCGCCGACGCGGCCGCCCGCGGTTTCGTGAAGCTGACGGCGACGTCGGTGAGCGACCCGACCAAGACGGTCACCCGCTCGTGTCACGTCGAAAAGGCCTGA